A region of Myxococcus stipitatus DSM 14675 DNA encodes the following proteins:
- the menE gene encoding o-succinylbenzoate--CoA ligase: protein MTKYGCPIREGAVRFPDAEALTFGGRSWTYGALDAEVDHWVAALEARGMGAGHRIALLATNHAACVFLFWALGRLGAVLAPLNARLTRAELAPLVEDVSPSLTLALGALAERLPGAESLESFRSATSSSTARTLDERSARVILLTSGTTGRPKGALLTEGNFRASSRASAANLGAHPAPRWLGTLPLFHVGGLAMLTRTAYEGGCLVLHERFDAESTCRAIDEESVSHASLVATTLERVLDVRAGRRVPETFKLALIGGGPVPVPLLERARAVGLLALQTYGLTEACSQVATERPGDADGRTAGPAVPGTELRIVGGDGEVCGPGQEGDIEVRGPTVMAGYWQRPDATNEALRDGWLRTRDLGVLDSRGRLTVLSRRTDLIVRGGENIYPAEVEAVLANHPSVQESAVVGVRDARWGEVPVAFLAPRAGHERPSDEALESWCRESLAGFKLPTRFLWVDALPRNAMGKLERTVLRKSAES, encoded by the coding sequence GTGACGAAGTACGGCTGTCCCATCCGCGAAGGTGCCGTGCGCTTCCCGGATGCGGAGGCGCTCACCTTCGGGGGGCGCTCGTGGACCTACGGCGCGCTGGATGCCGAGGTAGACCACTGGGTCGCCGCGCTCGAGGCCCGAGGGATGGGGGCGGGACACCGCATCGCGCTGCTTGCGACAAACCATGCGGCGTGTGTCTTCCTCTTCTGGGCACTGGGGCGACTGGGCGCGGTGCTGGCCCCACTCAACGCGAGGCTCACTCGCGCCGAGCTCGCGCCGTTGGTCGAGGACGTCTCACCCAGCCTCACGTTGGCCCTGGGGGCGCTGGCTGAGCGGCTCCCCGGCGCCGAGTCCCTGGAGTCCTTCCGTTCCGCCACGTCCTCTTCGACCGCGAGGACTCTCGATGAGCGTTCCGCCCGGGTCATCCTGCTGACGAGTGGGACGACGGGAAGGCCCAAGGGCGCCTTGCTGACGGAGGGGAACTTCCGGGCGTCCTCGCGTGCATCGGCGGCGAATCTGGGCGCGCACCCCGCGCCGCGCTGGTTGGGGACACTGCCGCTCTTCCACGTGGGGGGCCTGGCGATGTTGACGCGCACGGCCTACGAGGGGGGCTGTCTGGTGCTCCATGAGCGCTTCGACGCCGAGTCCACCTGCCGCGCCATCGACGAAGAGTCGGTGTCCCACGCGAGCCTGGTCGCGACGACGTTGGAGCGTGTGCTCGATGTCCGCGCGGGGCGACGGGTGCCAGAGACCTTCAAGCTGGCGTTGATTGGCGGCGGGCCCGTGCCGGTTCCGCTGTTGGAGCGGGCGCGAGCAGTGGGGTTGCTGGCCCTCCAGACGTACGGTCTCACCGAGGCGTGCTCACAGGTGGCGACGGAGCGGCCCGGCGACGCGGATGGCCGCACGGCGGGACCCGCGGTGCCGGGGACCGAGCTTCGCATCGTCGGTGGAGACGGCGAGGTGTGTGGCCCGGGCCAGGAAGGGGACATCGAAGTGCGAGGTCCCACGGTGATGGCGGGCTACTGGCAGCGGCCCGACGCCACGAACGAAGCATTGCGAGACGGCTGGTTGCGGACGCGAGACCTCGGCGTGTTGGACTCGCGCGGGCGCCTCACGGTGTTGTCGCGCCGCACCGACCTCATCGTCCGGGGAGGGGAGAACATCTACCCGGCCGAGGTGGAGGCGGTGCTCGCGAATCACCCCTCCGTGCAGGAGTCCGCGGTGGTGGGCGTTCGAGATGCGCGCTGGGGCGAAGTCCCCGTGGCGTTCCTGGCGCCGCGCGCGGGACACGAGCGCCCGAGTGACGAGGCGCTGGAGTCGTGGTGCCGCGAATCACTCGCGGGCTTCAAGCTCCCGACGCGGTTCCTCTGGGTGGACGCGCTTCCTCGCAATGCGATGGGGAAGCTCGAGCGCACGGTGCTGCGCAAGAGCGCCGAGTCGTAG
- a CDS encoding bifunctional 3-(3-hydroxy-phenyl)propionate/3-hydroxycinnamic acid hydroxylase has protein sequence MALESVDVIIVGCGPVGAMAANLLGLRGVRTLVVEKELSAHGQSRAISTDDEAQRIFQSAGLEGELAPGFNPCKTLRYIDDDLRALAEVDFSKVDAPLGHDLGAFIQQPRVEGAMRRGLARFEHVSLRLGHEVLSFAQDDDGLTVRMRESASGQEVEVRARYLLACDGARSFVRRALDLKLEGTTALEHCLAITVNVKSPEPGCASYLCGPTRRGFIAPTALDEMRLDIILPADADLEAVRQLEHVRSIVSHYVGTREVTFASINVHSYHSRIAARWRVGRVFLLGDAAHLMPPFLGQGLCAGFRDTANLTWKLAWVLEARADASLLDTYELERRGHVTRIIESSDAMGRVMVRGGQGVARLRNLLIRALYHLPVTGTFIRQFKARPTFALEKGFLQGGQRGKAAPEGTYFPQPHVERRAGERVLLDRVLGNDFAVLTRPGASPETRREAHALAAELGVRAWLVQSPARTGEPPADALVDTEGRLEAWFSRHKADVVVLRPDRYVYGIATGTSLDKLRLSLRGIIRPSVRGDGAGIRQAG, from the coding sequence ATGGCGCTTGAGTCCGTGGACGTCATCATCGTCGGATGTGGGCCGGTGGGCGCCATGGCCGCCAACTTGTTGGGGCTCCGCGGTGTGCGAACGCTCGTGGTGGAGAAGGAGCTGTCCGCGCACGGACAGTCCCGCGCCATCAGCACGGATGACGAGGCGCAGCGCATCTTCCAGTCGGCCGGGTTGGAAGGCGAGCTGGCGCCCGGGTTCAACCCCTGCAAGACGCTCCGGTACATCGACGACGACCTGCGCGCGCTCGCGGAAGTGGACTTCTCGAAAGTCGACGCGCCGCTGGGGCATGACCTGGGCGCCTTCATCCAGCAGCCGCGGGTGGAGGGGGCGATGCGGCGAGGCCTGGCGCGCTTCGAGCACGTGAGCCTGAGGCTGGGGCACGAGGTCCTCTCCTTCGCGCAGGACGACGACGGGCTCACCGTGCGGATGCGGGAGAGCGCCAGCGGCCAGGAGGTGGAGGTGCGGGCGCGCTACCTGCTGGCGTGCGACGGTGCCCGGAGCTTCGTGCGCCGCGCGCTGGACTTGAAGCTGGAGGGGACGACCGCGCTGGAGCACTGCCTGGCCATCACCGTGAACGTGAAGTCCCCGGAGCCCGGCTGCGCCAGCTACCTGTGTGGGCCGACCCGCCGGGGCTTCATCGCGCCGACGGCGCTGGACGAGATGCGCCTGGACATCATCCTGCCCGCGGACGCGGACCTGGAGGCGGTGCGCCAGCTCGAGCATGTGCGCTCCATCGTCTCGCACTATGTCGGCACGCGGGAGGTGACCTTCGCCTCCATCAACGTGCACTCGTACCACAGCCGGATCGCCGCGCGCTGGCGTGTGGGGCGCGTGTTCCTCCTGGGAGACGCGGCGCACCTGATGCCGCCGTTCCTGGGGCAGGGCTTGTGCGCGGGGTTTCGCGACACGGCGAACCTGACCTGGAAGCTGGCGTGGGTGCTGGAAGCGAGGGCGGACGCGTCACTGCTGGACACGTATGAGCTGGAGCGGCGCGGACACGTCACGCGCATCATCGAGAGCTCGGACGCGATGGGCCGGGTGATGGTGCGCGGAGGCCAGGGGGTGGCGCGGCTGCGCAACCTGCTCATCCGGGCGCTCTACCACCTGCCCGTCACGGGGACGTTCATCCGCCAGTTCAAGGCGCGGCCCACCTTCGCGCTGGAGAAGGGCTTCCTCCAGGGCGGCCAGCGAGGAAAGGCCGCGCCCGAAGGCACGTACTTCCCCCAGCCGCACGTGGAGCGGCGCGCGGGCGAGCGGGTGCTGTTGGACCGGGTGCTGGGGAATGACTTCGCCGTGCTCACGCGGCCGGGGGCCTCGCCCGAGACGCGGCGTGAGGCGCACGCGTTGGCCGCGGAGCTGGGGGTGCGCGCATGGTTGGTGCAGTCCCCCGCGCGCACGGGCGAGCCTCCGGCGGATGCCCTCGTGGACACCGAGGGCCGGCTGGAGGCGTGGTTCTCACGCCACAAGGCAGACGTGGTGGTGCTTCGCCCGGACCGCTACGTGTATGGCATTGCGACCGGGACTTCGTTGGACAAACTCCGCCTCTCATTGAGAGGCATCATCCGTCCGAGCGTGAGGGGCGACGGAGCGGGGATCCGTCAAGCCGGCTGA
- a CDS encoding DUF6311 domain-containing protein, whose protein sequence is MTPPRMEERQARLVPWLAALLGFLWFIALGGWRALSPTDLDWLGWGDQSQQVIGWLFFRDAPWGFPLGKTPGLMRPLTMSVGFSDSNPWMSVAFKPFSPWLPQDFQFVGLWLASCLALQGFMGAKVMALFTPRPGQQLLGAALFILAPILVFRFGHSNLSAHWMLTALLWLSLRPRANAPDAWRALGGALLLSVFAAGTHPYLAIMTFALTLALLVSTVHPERLLGWRQAVIAFVAANLVMLGVFFLFGYMGQDVRGDAASGFGDYSADMLTLFNPFGWSRVLPWIPTRPGQYEGLGFLGSGVLVLALVVLAGKPSDWWPQARTQLKARWPLVAAVVLMMLFAFSTTMTAGGVTVVSMRKVTQPLMPVLNMFRASGRFIWPMHYLVLTCVLGLVLWRWRRHPAVATGVLLGAVAIQVADTATLWGQDRFRTASWPRLRAPEWAHLDASYRHVVMFPPYIHGSMEPCVDNTFASDDHMRWADLAYRKGMTTNSGYSTRLNERHVATVCSALKEDVANGRLADDTLYVVDGPRLAQFQRLGERVTCGTVEGFNVCVASSSGKFREVLLHAAAPTQEPPAVTNSP, encoded by the coding sequence ATGACGCCGCCACGCATGGAGGAGCGCCAGGCGCGGCTCGTCCCCTGGCTGGCCGCGCTGCTGGGCTTCCTCTGGTTCATCGCCCTGGGCGGATGGCGGGCCCTGAGCCCGACGGACCTCGACTGGTTGGGGTGGGGAGACCAGTCCCAGCAAGTCATCGGCTGGTTGTTCTTCCGCGATGCGCCGTGGGGCTTTCCCCTGGGCAAGACGCCCGGCCTCATGCGGCCGCTGACGATGTCGGTGGGGTTCTCCGACTCGAACCCCTGGATGTCGGTGGCGTTCAAGCCGTTCTCGCCGTGGCTGCCCCAGGACTTCCAGTTCGTCGGCCTGTGGCTCGCGTCGTGCCTCGCGCTCCAGGGCTTCATGGGCGCCAAGGTGATGGCCCTGTTCACGCCCCGGCCAGGCCAGCAGCTGCTCGGCGCGGCCCTCTTCATCCTGGCGCCCATCCTGGTCTTCCGGTTCGGACACAGCAATCTGAGCGCGCACTGGATGCTCACCGCGCTGCTGTGGCTCTCCCTGCGTCCCCGCGCGAATGCCCCGGACGCCTGGCGCGCTCTGGGTGGGGCCCTGCTGCTCAGCGTGTTCGCCGCGGGCACCCATCCGTATCTGGCGATCATGACGTTCGCGCTCACGCTGGCGCTGCTCGTCTCCACCGTGCATCCGGAGCGGCTCCTGGGCTGGCGCCAGGCCGTCATCGCGTTCGTCGCCGCGAACCTCGTCATGCTCGGCGTGTTCTTCCTCTTCGGCTACATGGGCCAGGACGTGAGGGGCGACGCCGCCAGTGGCTTCGGCGACTACAGCGCCGACATGCTCACGCTCTTCAACCCCTTCGGTTGGTCGCGGGTGCTGCCTTGGATTCCGACCCGGCCGGGGCAATATGAGGGACTCGGCTTCCTGGGCTCGGGGGTCCTCGTGCTCGCGCTGGTCGTGCTCGCGGGGAAGCCCTCCGACTGGTGGCCCCAGGCGCGGACGCAGTTGAAGGCACGATGGCCCCTGGTGGCGGCGGTGGTCCTGATGATGCTCTTCGCGTTCTCGACGACGATGACCGCTGGGGGCGTCACCGTGGTGTCGATGCGCAAGGTGACCCAGCCGCTCATGCCGGTGCTCAACATGTTCCGAGCCTCCGGCCGCTTCATCTGGCCCATGCACTACCTCGTGCTCACGTGTGTCCTCGGGCTCGTCCTGTGGCGCTGGCGTCGGCACCCGGCGGTCGCCACGGGCGTGCTGCTGGGCGCGGTGGCGATCCAGGTCGCCGATACCGCGACGCTCTGGGGCCAGGACCGCTTCCGCACGGCGTCCTGGCCTCGGCTCCGTGCCCCCGAGTGGGCACACCTGGACGCGTCCTATCGACACGTCGTCATGTTCCCCCCGTACATCCATGGCTCGATGGAGCCCTGCGTCGACAACACGTTCGCGTCCGATGACCACATGCGCTGGGCGGACCTCGCGTACCGCAAGGGGATGACGACCAACAGCGGCTACTCCACGCGCCTCAATGAGCGGCACGTCGCCACCGTCTGCAGCGCGCTCAAGGAGGACGTCGCGAACGGGCGCCTCGCCGACGACACCCTCTACGTGGTCGACGGACCCCGGCTCGCGCAGTTCCAGCGGCTGGGTGAGCGCGTCACCTGCGGCACCGTGGAGGGGTTCAACGTGTGTGTGGCCTCCTCCTCGGGGAAGTTCCGCGAGGTGCTCCTGCACGCCGCGGCCCCGACGCAGGAGCCCCCCGCCGTGACCAACTCACCCTGA
- a CDS encoding 1,4-dihydroxy-2-naphthoate polyprenyltransferase: protein MSASVPGASVAMVKPKPTVKTWLMAVRPKTLTAALVPVLVGTTLAFGLGVGRIVPALAALLGAVLIQIGTNFINDYYDFKKGADTHERLGPVRVTQSGLIAPSTVLFGAAVCFALATAVGMYLVAVGGWPIVAIGLASLLCGYAYTGGPFPLGYNGLGDLFVFIFFGLVAVTGTFYVQAGSVHPAAWWAAIPVGASGTMLIVVNNLRDVTTDVKAGKRTLAVRWGTTAGKAEYVLLMVASFATPVAMFALGLAGPWVFLSFLSLPLVVAPLRRVLREQGAALNPALGGTARFQLFFGVLFGVGLYLR, encoded by the coding sequence GTGAGTGCGTCGGTTCCTGGAGCCTCGGTGGCGATGGTGAAGCCCAAGCCCACGGTGAAGACGTGGTTGATGGCCGTGCGTCCGAAGACGCTGACGGCGGCCTTGGTCCCCGTGCTGGTGGGGACGACGCTGGCCTTTGGTCTGGGGGTGGGGCGAATCGTCCCGGCGCTCGCGGCGCTGCTGGGCGCGGTGCTCATCCAGATCGGCACCAACTTCATCAACGACTACTACGACTTCAAGAAGGGCGCGGACACGCACGAGCGGCTGGGCCCGGTGCGGGTCACGCAGAGCGGGCTCATCGCCCCGAGCACCGTGCTGTTCGGCGCGGCGGTCTGCTTCGCGCTCGCGACGGCGGTGGGCATGTACCTGGTCGCGGTGGGAGGGTGGCCCATCGTGGCCATCGGCCTCGCGTCGCTGCTCTGTGGTTACGCGTATACCGGGGGGCCGTTCCCCCTGGGCTACAACGGCCTGGGCGACCTGTTCGTCTTCATCTTCTTCGGACTCGTCGCGGTGACGGGAACCTTCTACGTGCAGGCGGGCTCGGTGCATCCGGCGGCGTGGTGGGCGGCCATCCCCGTGGGGGCGAGCGGCACGATGCTCATCGTCGTGAACAACCTGCGGGACGTCACCACGGACGTGAAGGCGGGCAAGCGGACGCTGGCGGTCCGTTGGGGGACGACGGCGGGCAAGGCGGAGTACGTGCTGCTGATGGTGGCGTCGTTCGCCACGCCGGTGGCCATGTTCGCACTGGGACTTGCGGGACCCTGGGTCTTCTTGTCCTTCCTGAGCCTGCCCCTGGTGGTGGCCCCGCTTCGTCGGGTGCTGCGGGAGCAGGGGGCGGCGCTGAACCCCGCGCTGGGCGGCACCGCGCGCTTCCAACTCTTCTTCGGCGTGCTGTTCGGCGTGGGCCTCTACCTGCGATGA
- the menC gene encoding o-succinylbenzoate synthase: MRIVQATLTPLRLELLQPLKTSRGSYSTREGFIVRLEDEEGRVGLGEAMPLPEFGTESLSVCGEVLGAWLSSLKGQFLGDTVRAVEDTLSPFPPTVARGEGVRIRARHPAPPGPVPAAEHALELALLDLLAKRQGVPLCWLLAEEARPEVLVSALLSEENPEALAEQARKAVAEGYATLKLKVAGRSLEEDERRVKAVREAVGPDVKLRLDANGGWSEPDAKRSLDRLGWYGLELVEQPTPADDLSALWRVQRRAPCMVAADESLGSPETLRALLSADPFLGGGPAVGAVVLKPMVLGGLLPGLVVAMRAARLGMQAYVTSSLDGVVARAGAAHLAAALPSGALASGLAVGQLFAREPPMHPYQPVHGRIRLPETPGLGLDAGVVM, from the coding sequence ATGCGCATCGTCCAGGCGACATTGACCCCGCTGCGGTTGGAGCTGCTCCAGCCACTGAAGACATCTCGAGGCTCCTACTCCACGCGCGAGGGTTTCATCGTGCGGCTGGAGGATGAAGAGGGGCGCGTAGGGCTTGGCGAGGCGATGCCTCTGCCGGAGTTCGGCACGGAGTCGCTGTCGGTTTGTGGCGAGGTGCTGGGCGCGTGGCTGTCCTCGCTCAAGGGCCAGTTCCTGGGTGACACCGTGCGCGCCGTCGAGGACACGCTGTCTCCCTTCCCGCCGACGGTGGCGCGAGGCGAGGGGGTGCGAATCCGGGCCCGTCATCCCGCGCCTCCGGGCCCCGTGCCCGCCGCGGAGCATGCGCTGGAGCTGGCGCTGCTGGACCTGCTCGCGAAGCGTCAGGGTGTCCCGCTGTGCTGGCTCCTGGCCGAGGAGGCGCGTCCCGAAGTCCTGGTGAGCGCGCTGCTCAGCGAGGAGAACCCGGAGGCCCTGGCGGAGCAGGCTCGGAAGGCCGTGGCCGAGGGCTACGCGACGCTGAAGCTCAAGGTGGCGGGTCGCTCGTTGGAGGAGGATGAGCGTCGGGTGAAGGCCGTGCGTGAGGCCGTGGGGCCCGACGTGAAGCTGCGGCTGGACGCGAACGGCGGCTGGTCGGAGCCCGATGCGAAGCGCTCGCTCGACAGGCTGGGCTGGTATGGCCTGGAGCTCGTGGAGCAGCCGACGCCCGCGGATGACTTGTCCGCGCTGTGGCGAGTGCAGCGCCGCGCGCCGTGCATGGTGGCCGCGGATGAGTCGCTCGGCTCCCCGGAGACGCTGCGCGCGCTGCTGTCCGCGGACCCCTTCCTGGGGGGGGGACCCGCGGTGGGGGCGGTGGTGCTCAAGCCGATGGTGCTCGGGGGACTGCTCCCCGGGCTCGTGGTGGCGATGCGTGCCGCGCGCCTGGGCATGCAGGCGTATGTGACGAGCTCGCTGGATGGCGTGGTGGCTCGGGCAGGGGCGGCGCATCTGGCCGCCGCGTTGCCGTCGGGGGCGCTCGCGTCGGGGCTCGCGGTGGGGCAGCTCTTCGCGCGTGAGCCTCCGATGCATCCCTACCAGCCCGTGCATGGGCGCATCCGGCTTCCGGAGACGCCGGGCCTTGGGTTGGATGCGGGAGTGGTGATGTGA